Within Vicia villosa cultivar HV-30 ecotype Madison, WI linkage group LG1, Vvil1.0, whole genome shotgun sequence, the genomic segment CGATGGCTCAGGCTATGCAGAACCAACCGAATGCTGACGAGAATACTGGATCTCGTAGTTTGGCGACTTTTAAAAGAGAGAATTTGTCGGTGTTCAAGGGCATGCATGGCGttgatggtgctcttgattggttgAAGGAGATCGAGTGAATCTTTCGTgttatggattgcactcctgcACAGAAGGTTAGATATGGCACTCATATGCTGGCTAAGGAAGTTGATTATTGGTCGTTGGAGACGCTTGCTAGGTTGGAGGCTTCAGGTGAGGAAGTCACTTGGAATGTGTTTCGCAGGGAATTTTTGAGAAAGTactatcctgaagatgttcggggtaagAAAGGGATAGAATTCCTAGAGTTGACGCAAGGGAACAAGTCCGTGactgagtatgctgccaagttcacTGAGTTGATTAAGTTCTATCCTCACTTTGATGGCGAAGGTGCTGAATTTTATAAGTGCATAAAGTTTCAGAATGGTTTGCGCTCGGAGATCAAGAAAGTTGTTGGGTACCAAAAGATTCGTGTGTTTTCTGACTTGGTTGACAGTTGTAGGATCTTTGAGGAGGATAGTAATGCTCATCACAAGATGGTTAGTGATAGAAGgggcaagaatcaacaaagtCGTGGGAAACCATAGGATGCTGGTAAAGGGAAGCAAAGAGTTACTCATGGTCATAAGACTAGTGGGGGAGACGCTCCTGCTAGGATTGTATGCTTCAAGTATGGTCAACCTGATCATAAGAGCAATGTTTGTACTGCTGATATGAATAGGTGTTACCGTTGTGGTAAGACGGGACACATGTCTTCTGATTGTAAGCATAAGGATGTTGTTTGCTTTAACTGTGGTGCGAAGGGGCATATTGATAGCCAGTGTCAGAAACCAAAGAAGGCGGTTGtaggtggtaaggtgttcgcttTGTCAGGAAATCAGACATCTAGCAAGGACGGTCTTGTTaaaggtacttgtttcattaattgTATTCCTTTAATtcctattattgataccggtgccactcattgttttattgctgctGATTGTGTGAAAATATTGGGTCTTATTTTGTCTTCTATGAATGGAGAAATGGTTGTCGAACTTCCCGCTACGGAAATGGTGACTACTTCTCtagtgtgtttgaattgtcctttgTCAATCTTTGATAAAGACTTTATTGTTGACTTTGTGTATTTATCGCTTCTTGGCATGGATGTGGTTTTGGATATGAATTGGTTGAAACGCAACTATGTTCATATTAACTGTTTTAACAACACGGTGAGATTTTCTTCTCTCTTGAAGAAGAAGTTGGTTTGTTGGCTGGTAAGCAATTTAGGCGATTGATGCAAGACGAAGCACAAATGTTCTCATTGATGGCGTCCTTGTCTTTTGAGAATCAAGTCTGAATTGATGAGTTAAAGGTGGTGCGAGAAGTTCCTGAAGTGTTTCCCGATGAGGTTCCTGATGTACCTACAGAAAGAGAAGTTGAGTTTGTGATCGATCTTGTACTTGGTACTAGACCTatttctatggcaccgtacaggatgtcgGCATCTGAGTTATCTGAATTGAAGAAGTAATTATaagaattgcttgagaaaaaGTTTGTAAGACCAAGTGTATCGCCATGGGGAGCACCCGTGTTGCTAGTGAAGacgaaagatggaagtatgaga encodes:
- the LOC131658462 gene encoding uncharacterized protein LOC131658462, which translates into the protein MDCTPAQKVRYGTHMLAKEVDYWSLETLARLEASGEEVTWNVFRREFLRKYYPEDVRGKKGIEFLELTQGNKSVTEYAAKFTELIKFYPHFDGEGAEFYKCIKFQNGLRSEIKKVVGYQKIRVFSDLVDSCRIFEEDSNAHHKMDAGKGKQRVTHGHKTSGGDAPARIVCFKYGQPDHKSNVCTADMNRCYRCGKTGHMSSDCKHKDVVCFNCGAKGHIDSQCQKPKKAVVGGKVFALSGNQTSSKDGLVKGTCFINCIPLIPIIDTGATHCFIAADCVKILGLILSSMNGEMVVELPATEMVTTSLVCLNCPLSIFDKDFIVDFVYLSLLGMDVVLDMNWLKRNYVHINCFNNTVRFSSLLKKKLVCWLVVREVPEVFPDEVPDVPTEREVEFVIDLVLGGVLIHNGKVVAYASRKLRTHEKNYPTHDLELAAVINNDFLDNIREAQKLDVKLVDLMIGTDRLENDDFKLDARGVLKFRDRICIPDDEEIKKVILEENH